A genomic window from Sulfolobales archaeon includes:
- a CDS encoding ATP-binding protein, translating to MQAFRKGLAEDLGEESLRLTILSPRAIKELGLVYRRPLDALRELIQNAIDAGASRIDIGYDPSSKTLTFEHNGKPIEGEYLDAFLVVGTDFKARDRDRYIGMFGIGRLSWLMLGHTAEIITANHKLIWREDEIERIAKKELDTYY from the coding sequence GTGCAGGCGTTTAGAAAGGGTCTTGCTGAGGATCTGGGGGAGGAGTCGCTGAGGCTAACTATTTTATCACCCAGGGCGATCAAGGAGCTAGGGCTAGTATATAGAAGACCTCTTGACGCCCTCAGAGAGCTGATCCAGAACGCTATAGACGCCGGGGCATCAAGGATAGACATAGGATATGACCCGAGCAGCAAGACACTAACGTTCGAGCACAATGGAAAACCAATAGAGGGCGAATATCTAGATGCTTTTCTAGTTGTTGGGACGGATTTCAAGGCTAGGGATAGGGATAGGTATATAGGTATGTTCGGCATTGGTAGGCTCAGCTGGTTGATGCTCGGACACACAGCCGAGATCATAACTGCCAATCACAAGCTTATATGGAGGGAGGATGAGATCGAGAGGATAGCAAAGAAAGAGCTGGACACCTATTAC